The following are from one region of the Indicator indicator isolate 239-I01 chromosome 14, UM_Iind_1.1, whole genome shotgun sequence genome:
- the ASCL4 gene encoding achaete-scute homolog 4 has translation MESNKDDDGLWNRIAFPGAISLANSHVHPHGIPLREPFGVPFHLDPSYWEQAYGGHRGRLSYIPFPGYVGVYDYSFEPAFIRKRNERERQRVRCVNEGYTRLREHLPKEFADKRLSKVETLRAAISYIKHLQSLLDCHPLGSSSKETVSAKEVPETCSPDPLQECNSDGESKTSSASSPYSEFEETGS, from the coding sequence ATGGAGAGCAATAAAGATGATGATGGACTATGGAACAGGATTGCATTTCCAGGGGCTATATCCCTGGCAAACAGCCATGTGCATCCCCATGGGATCCCTCTGAGAGAGCCATTTGGGGTTCCCTTCCATCTGGACCCTTCTTACTGGGAGCAAGCCTACGGTGGGCATAGAGGACGCCTCTCCTACATCCCATTCCCTGGCTATGTGGGTGTCTATGACTATTCCTTTGAGCCTGCCTTCATTCGAAAGAGGAACGAGAGGGAAAGGCAGCGGGTGCGCTGCGTGAACGAGGGCTACACACGCCTGAGAGAGCACCTGCCCAAGGAATTTGCTGACAAGCGCCTCAGCAAAGTGGAGACCCTGAGAGCTGCAATAAGCTACATCAAGCACCTGCAGAGCTTGCTGGACTGCCATCCCTTAGGGTCTAGCAGCAAGGAAACAGTCTCTGCCAAGGAGGTCCCAGAAACTTGCAGTCCTGATCCCCTGCAGGAGTGCAACAGTGATGGAGAGTCTAAAACCTCTTCAGCTTCATCCCCCTACAGTGAATTTGAGGAGACAGGCAGCTAG